A single Carassius carassius chromosome 3, fCarCar2.1, whole genome shotgun sequence DNA region contains:
- the mrpl46 gene encoding 39S ribosomal protein L46, mitochondrial, producing MAAPFTRVYRPLWRIITTTILNKGVRNFSSTRQQWSALNVKTAAVASPWALHGAVCLQRLPLVSQNRSPIEEEFMELMHQMELERSLLSDHELRLLEDAARMSRKQEEDYDSDEEEEDYRDKEIVTAQDLEDIWEQKLKQFHPALRLQGVDEKGVSSSERCLAESLILLVKKDVGSQKLWLLPQTQWQTGETLRQTAERALASLPGADLKATFLGNAPCGFYKYKYPKDFQKEGSVGAKVFFFKAVLSSHKHLPLENNSFAWVKKDELQDFLKPEYLKQVRRFIMAL from the exons ATGGCGGCGCCCTTCACTAGAGTTTATCGACCATTATGGAGAATAATAACTACAACTATATTAAACAAAGGCGTGCGAAATTTTTCGTCCACTAGGCAACAGTGGTCTGCGCTAAATGTCAAAACTGCGGCTGTGGCGTCTCCGTGGGCGCTGCATGGAGCCGTGTGTCTGCAGCGGCTGCCCCTGGTCTCTCAAAACAGGAGCCCTATTGAGGAGGAGTTCATGGAGCTTATGCACCAG ATGGAGTTAGAGAGAAGTCTGCTTTCGGATCATGAGCTGAGGCTCCTGGAGGACGCTGCACGGATGAGCCGAAAACAAGAAGAGGATTATGATTCAGATGAAGAGGAAGAGGATTACAGAGACAAAGAAATTGTCACAGCCCAAGATCTGGAAGATATTTGGGAACAAAAACTGAAGCAATTTCATCCTGCTCTGAGGTTGCAAG GTGTTGATGAGAAAGGCGTGAGCTCTTCAGAGCGTTGTTTAGCAGAAAGCCTGATCTTGCTGGTGAAGAAGGATGTTGGCAGTCAAAAGCTTTGGCTCCTGCCTCAGACACAGTGGCAGACGGGAGAGACACTTCGACAGACGGCAGAACGTGCGCTTGCAAGTCTTCCAG GTGCTGATCTAAAGGCTACTTTCCTTGGCAATGCACCCTGTggattttacaaatataaataccCAAAGGACTTTCAGAAAGAGGGCAGTGTTGGAGCCAAGGTGTTCTTTTTCAAAGCAGTGCTATCCAGCCATAAGCACTTACCTCTGGAAAATAATTCATTTGCCTGGGTAAAAAAGGATGAACTCCAGGACTTCCTGAAGCCAGAGTACCTAAAACAAGTCAGACGCTTCATTATGGCTCTGTAA